In Stigmatopora nigra isolate UIUO_SnigA chromosome 21, RoL_Snig_1.1, whole genome shotgun sequence, the genomic stretch ATTCCCATTGTGTGGTCCACCGTCCATTGTCCCAACTATTCACAAATACCAATCATGCCAACAAGGTACAGATGCCACTCACATATAATTTTTACACCCAATTTGACACGTCAGTCTAATAGTATCCACTCCAATGATAGTAATTCAACTAATCAGTACCAACttacctttaaaaacaaaattatacgTATCATCCGACCCCATCCTGTAGAGGGTCTCTCAGGCTTCCTTTCTTATATGATGCCACTCCACATGAGAAGACCCCCGGATAGGGGAAAAATACATCCAGTCCCTTGAACGTTTTCTCCCTCCAATACCAGGAGTGTGTTAAGAAGATAGAACCGGTTGAACTGCATCCACACACTTCCTTCTTTATTCTGCGCCTGTGGTGGTTGAGAGGTTAGCATGGCTGGCCCATCCCTTTCAGCTGACAGGTGTAACCGGTACAACCGCTTAGGGAAGACTCCACCCAGCCATGGAAAAGCTAGCTGAACGTGTGCACCTGTCATGAGCGACATGGATGTAGCATCAATTGTTtagcgccgtcaatggtagAAGAGCAAAATAGATGGCCTAAAAAGTTTAAACActttaataataatcagacataggctttgttgtcataatcaacaacaaaagtctAAATGTCATTGTACCCAGAAActgtgtatgacgaaattggtaatgTTTCTCCATAAGGTTCTTTTTtttcggcaaaagacccaaataagtgataatttcggactcgGAATTTGGTATTCTGCCATTATGGATACATCACATCACCCCCCCtccgagtggatcacttacctctcactgtctttcacttaccttcagtaaGCCAGCAGGTGGCAGATCACTGCacaacgtcttttcatattacctcaccacgaagttattacacagaagggattgtgtgtcgtgttaccgcaagtttagagtcctgatggatgtgggaaaaaaaagtctttaagcctatttgtccgtacgtctgccagagggcagcagctggaacagattgtgaccaaggtggtatgggtccctgatgaTGTTCCTGGCCCTGCTGAGGTAAGATAAAAGATTAGACTTAAAATTTAAGATAAAACATAGTCCGAATCATCTGAAACAGGGCACAGAACCTTTTTGAACacgtttgatttttattttattttctttttttagtacATTTCTGTTAAAAGTCAGTTCCAACATTTTGGGAAATGATTTTCTTTCCCGTTTTATTGTTTTGAGCCAAAGTCAATGAATAAAGCAAAGCTGGAGAAGTTGCCGTGGTTACAACACCTATGCTGAGATtttcccaaaagaaaaaaaccaaaacaataaacaacaacCTAGCGctagatttgtttattttatctgaCCTGTTTGGTAGGCCTATCACACTACAATTGAAATTGGAAAACTGATTCATTTGATTTTCGTAGTTTAATTTAAATccgcttaaaaaaaagaacaaaaggaaAGTCAAAGATccgattaaaatgatttttttttcttcattcatgtTGGCGTCATCGTCGACTGCGCCGAAGCTTTGCGTCTGATAAGTCCTGTGATGTGCGGATGTGTGGATTTTATGTGGGTCTGCCCTCTTTCCCAACAATCCCCACACACACAGCCAAACCCACACATATGTGGAGGTCTCGCATTAACGGGAAAGACACGAAAGGCACAGCAGCGGTGCCCCTGACACAAAGAcacttttttcttatttttcttttctttttttataacttGGAATGACAAATTACCAGTGTGGATGGCATGATCTTGAATGCGTAAAGCCGCAATTAAGGAGCAAACATTGCTTTTATCATGAACAGAAAAGTGGAGAAAATGAGACTTTTGAAAAGTAATAAGGTCATTTCTTCTGAGTCTTCTGACTAATGTGACTAAATGGGGACCACCCATCACCAAACAACGTGGATGGCCCTGGCACCCCtcaaaaagggaaagaaatgGAATGAAGTGGGGATCTGAGAACATAATGGCGGAGTCAGATCTTGCCTGAAGTGTCTTTGTTAAGGTTGGGGGAGAGAGATAGGAGATACTCTTAGTCTGTCGATGTgctgtgtatgcatgtatgcggGACGACAGTATTTACTGCATGTGTGGGGATGAATGTGGGTGTCTTTACGAGGGCTGCGAGCCCAAGAGTCTCTCGATGGCAGCGTTGATGTCGCCTCCGGTGGCGATGAGGGCCTGCAGATTTGCCTCGCGGTTGATGAAACCCATAGCGCTCAGCTGCTCCAGCTGCGACTGGAAGCGGACCTCAGGGGTCTGGGTCTGCAAAggtattggggaaaaaaaagtagtttgatTAGTTTACAAGTTGTAGAAATGACAACTATGCTCTTTTCCCTAAAAATGTTGCggtttaaaatgtcattgaaattAAGGGTTTGATTTAGATAAGAATTTGGCCATATTGGCTGTCCCAACTACTTGAATACTAAGCAGTTATGAAAATGAACTATTCTGAAAGTGAGTCAATAAGAAAAAAGAAGCTCTAGAAATTGTCCAAATAGGGCTTTTTAAACCATGCAagaatttttatttcatttttttttttaaagacacccattttttttaaaaaaaggtgaaatttgatatatatatattttttttcagacccATCTTTACCTGCTACCTCAAATGTCTGTGCATAAATCAACCAAACCAAATCAGAAAAAATAAccactcttattttgaaaaatatgtcaACCAAAACACATTAAGACCATAAAACACAATGAATTTAAGACTAGAAAATTTGCGGTTATGAACATAGGTGGATTATGCGTACCCCTGTGCCTCCTCCAGCAAACATTTGGAGCATCTGTTGCATCAGCTGCTGTTGCGCTGCGGTCGGTGCCGTTCCAGCGCTGCTGGGCGAAGACGCGGGATTCTCGCTGGGCACGCTGCCGCCTGTGGGGATGCCAGCCGCTGGAACGCCACCGGGAAGGCCTCCAGGAAGGCCACCGGGAAGGCCTCCAGGAAGGCCGCCGGGCAGGCCACCGGGTAGGCCCCCAGGAAGGCCTCCAGGAAGGCCGCCGGGAAGGCCGCCTGACATCAAGCTTTGTCGGAAAGAAGCACAAAGatgtacttaaaaaaactgCTGTGGAAACGGTGTTGATCCAGGCCGTTTTACGGCAGTTACCTAGGCATGAGGCCGGGTGCTTCTGTTTGCAGCGTTTGTAAGCCTTGCTGGATCTGCATGAGCGCTTGCATGGCGCGTGGGTTCGTCATCACTGACAGCGCTTCTGGATTCTGCATCTGTAAACAGTCAACCATGAATGACCTAACCTGGACGAAAACAGTAAGGCATAAACCCATTTCTAACCAAAAAGAAGAGAATGTCTTTAGTACCTGCTGGAGAAAAACCGGAAGCTGAGACCGAAACTGTTCTTGCAACTGTGTGTTTCCGGCAAATAAAGGATTATTCATCATAACCTGCAAGAACATAGAATCGGTTAAATGAGAGTGTCACATAAGTCACGCATATTTTCCATAGTCTGTCAGGGCctgtggcatttttttccacacggACATCTAGTATAGTGCAAATTTATGATACTATATTGGatcggataactttattcatcccgtattcgggaaatgtcattgtcacagtagcaagagggtgaggatttTAGACagaaataaataggtaataagtaagttaataaataaatacaatatataaataaataagtgttgcgaaaatatacatatacatacatgcacatacacacacacacaaacatttataagcacatatatgcacacacacagatgtacatgcatgcatacggtaggtcttaacacagccattttttttgttaaagagcctgacagctgatgggaggaaggatctccttcctgcaatgagggcgcagcagtctattgctgaaagagcttcggagggaCTATATACTACATCACTATATAACGCTAAAATGATGTAAATGGCGACAATGGGAATGAAAGACAGAAAAGGCTTTGCTTCCTGAGGCTTAATTATGAGTCTCTTTGTGATACAGTACCCACCTGTGAGGCCAACTCTGGGTTTTGGGACAACGACTGCATCATGCTACGCATGTATGGTGCAGACAGCATGTTCTGCATGAGCTGAGGGTTTTCCGAGATCTGCTGCAAGAGGCTTTGCATTCCCGGAGTGTTGAACATTCCTGTGAATTGTTTTCCCCCCTTTTGGTCAGCAAGCAGATCGTTTTTTGTTAAAGTGTATTCATCCTACCTACCGTTTCCAAGATTATTGGGGTTGACACCCAGTGGGTTGGACACGGTGGGATTGGTGCCAGTAGCGGAGGTGGCGGTTCCTCCTGCCGTGCCTCCGCCAGCGTTTTCCGGGGGGTTCGAGGCGTTGGGTGGACCCCAGGGATTGGGCAGGGGCTCGCGGTTCTCCGTCCGTGATGGTTGGACACCAGACTCGGAGCCGCCACCGAGGGCCGAGAAAGGGTTGTTGCCAAACTGCGGAGGCAAGAGtttacattttattacattGTAGTCTGGATACTTTTAATCGTATGgtacagaaaaaaagcctaaatgtTTCAATTGGGACTcttcaaaatctaaaaatgtcgGGAAGTTAAAACATTATGAATTTTTAGGAGTACACCTTTTAAGAATAGAAGCCTTTTTCTCAATAAATAAAGTCTGAAATTATTGAACTACTGAAAGCATAACATTGTTAATTTCTCTTGAAAAGTaatttggaaatatttggaTAAAAAGTCAGACAAGGGAAGGGGGAggaatattaaatgtttttttttttaaatcagactgATTTGAATCTTTTGAGAAATGAAGGGGACTTTT encodes the following:
- the ubqln4 gene encoding ubiquilin-4 produces the protein MADQGAADPANNNNKDDAVEGTIIKVTVKTPKDKEEIAIAEDSSVTQFKEEISRRFKAKQDQLVLIFAGKILKDGDSLSQHGIKDGLTVHLVIKTAQKTSDGGNTSAASSSSTSAESTSPSNAGTAPSSSTTSAAPPPAQPPNLLSGFGDLSNLAVLGMGSSNFMELQQQMQRQLMSNPEMLSQIMENPLVQNMMSNPDLMRQMIVSNPQMQQLMERNPEISHMLNNPELMRQTMELARNPAMMQEMMRNQDRALSNLESIPGGYNALRRMYTDIQEPMFSAAREQFGNNPFSALGGGSESGVQPSRTENREPLPNPWGPPNASNPPENAGGGTAGGTATSATGTNPTVSNPLGVNPNNLGNGMFNTPGMQSLLQQISENPQLMQNMLSAPYMRSMMQSLSQNPELASQVMMNNPLFAGNTQLQEQFRSQLPVFLQQMQNPEALSVMTNPRAMQALMQIQQGLQTLQTEAPGLMPSLMSGGLPGGLPGGLPGGLPGGLPGGLPGGLPGGLPGGLPGGVPAAGIPTGGSVPSENPASSPSSAGTAPTAAQQQLMQQMLQMFAGGGTGTQTPEVRFQSQLEQLSAMGFINREANLQALIATGGDINAAIERLLGSQPS